TGGTGGCGGCGCGGCGACCGAGCCGCTGCTCGTAGAGCTCCCCCGGCCCGCCCCAGGCCGCGTCGAAGGCGGGCTGGACGCTGGCGACCACCCCGAGCTCGGCCAGGGTGGCCAGGTCCTCCGCCGCCACCATCTCGAGGTGCTCGAGCCGGTGCCGGGCCGCGCGGACGGCGTCGGCGCCGAGGAGGTCCGCGGCACGGCGCAGTCCCGCGACGGCGGAGGCGACGGCCTGGTCGCCGATGCAGTGGAAGCCGGCCTGCAGACCGGCCCGGGTGCAGGCGACGAGGTGGGCGGTGATCTGGTCGTCGTCGAGGTAGCGGACGCCCTGGGTGTCGGCGTCGGCGTAGGGGGCGTGCAGGGCGGCGGTGTGCGAGCCGATGGCCCCGTCGACGCACAGGTCGCCGGCCAGCCCGACGGCGCCGACGGCCCGGGCGGCGGCCAGCGACTCCGCGTCGGCCAGCGCGCCCCAGTAGGTGACGGCGCGCACGCCGACGGCGGCCGCCTCCTCGGCCACCCGCACGAGGTCGGCCAGCGGGCCGAGGTGCGGCCCACCCAGCTCGTGCACCGAGGCGACGCCCTGCGCGGCGGCCCCGGTGAGAGCCGTGCGGACGGCGGCCCGCCGCTCGGCGTCGGTGAACAGCCGGTCCATCGCCCCCCGGCAGGCGTGGTGGGCGTCCTGGGTCAGCCAGCCCTCCGGCGTGGCACCGGGCAGCCCGTCGAGGACCGGGAGCCGCTCCAGCAGACCGCTGGACACCAGGGCCGAGTGGACGTCGACGCGGGCCAGGTAGACGGCGACGCCGGGGGCGGCGCGGTCCAGCTCCGCCCGCGTGGGCGGCACCGGCTCCGGCCAGGCCCGCTCGTCCCAGCCCTGCCCGACGACCACCCGGATCCCCGGCCGGGCCCGGACGTGGGCCGCGACCCGCTCCAGCACGTCGGTCCGGCTGACGGCGTCGTGCAGGTCGAGGCCGTCGGCGACCTGGCCCACCTGGACGCAGTGCACGTGGGCGTCGACGAAGGCGGGGGTCACCAGCCGGCCCCCGAGGTCGACCTCGAGCGCGCCGGAGCCGGCAGCGCGGGCCGCGTCGTCGCCGCCGACGTGGACGACCCGCCCGCCCTGCAGCACCAGCGCGGTGGCACCCGGGACGGCGGGGCTGACGACGCGACCGCCGGTGAGGACCAGCGGCGCGTCGTGCTCGGGTGCGGGCCGGACGGGGCCCGGGTGGGTGCTCAGATCTGCGGTCGGTCCTCGTACGGCACCGACAGCACGGTGGTGGTGTGGGTGGAGACCTTGCCGTCGGCCCGGATGCGGGCCAGCAGCGACTCCAGGTGGCTCATCGTCGGCACCTGCACCTTGAGCAGGTAGCTCGGCTCGCCGGCCACCGAGTAGCAGGAGAGGATCTCCTCGATGTGCTGCAGCCGCTCGGGCGCGTCGTCGGGCTGGCTGGGGTCGAACGGCTTGATCGCGACGAACGCGGTGACCATCAGGCCCAGCTCGGCGGCGTCCAGCACCGCGCGGTAGCTCTTGATCACCCCGCGCTGCTCCAGCCGGCGGACCCGCTGCTGCGCGGCGGAGGTGGAGAGGCCGGTCTCCTTGCCGATGTCGGTGTAGGACATCCGCCCCTCGCGCGCCAGCAGCGCGAGGATGCGTCGGTCCAGCTTCTCCATGGCCGTATCGTGCCAGGATTGCCTGCGTGACCGCGCAGCGACTGCTACTTCTGGACACGGCCTCGCTGTACTTCCGGGCCTTCTACGGGGTGCCCGACTCGTTGCGGACGCCGGACGGCCGGCCGGTCAACGCCGTCCGCGGGCTGCTCGACTTCATCGCCCACCTGGTGACCACCTACCAGCCCACCCACCTGGCCTGCTGCTGGGACAACGACTGGCGCCCGGAGTGGCGGGTCGAGCTGATCCCCTCCTACAAGGCGCACCGGGTCGCGGGCGGCGGGGACACCGTCGTCGCCGAGATGGCGACGACCATCCCCGGCGAGGCCGCACCCGACGCCCTGGCTGCCCAGGTGCCGATGATCCTCGACGTGCTAGCCGCCCTCGGCCTCGCCGTCGTCGGCCAGGACCACTACGAGGCCGACGACGTCATCGGCACCCTGGCGAGCACCGCGCCGATGGCCACCGACGTGGTGACCGGGGACCGGGACCTGTTCCAGCTGGTCGACGACGCCAAGCCCGTCCGCATCCTCTACATCGCCCGCGGCGTCGGGAAGCACGAGGTCGTCGACGAGGCCTGGATCCGGGCGAAGTACGGCATCGCCGCCTCGGCCTACGTGGACTACGCCACCCTGCGCGGCGACGCCTCCGACGGGCTGCCGGGCGTCTCCGGGATCGGGGAGAAGACGGCCGCGTCGCTGCTGACCAGCTACGGCGACCTGCACGGCATCCTCGAGGCCTCCAGCCGCAAGGACAGCCCGGTCTCGGGCGGTGTCCGCTCCAAGCTGGGCGCGGCGATCGACTACCTCGCCGTCGCGCCCACGGTGGTGTCCGTCGCCCGCGACCTCGACCTCGGCGTCGGCTGGGACGACCTCGCCCTGCCGGCCGCGCCGGCGCACCCGCGGACCTTCGCCCGGCTGACCGAGGACCTGGGCCTCAGCGGCAGCGCGGCGCGGGTGCTGGCCGCCCTGTTCCGTGAGGCCTGAGCCGCTCGACCCGGGCACCTGGACGGCGCGCCCCGCCGCCGTCGCGCTCGCCGGCGGCTGCCCGCCGTCCCGGCTGGTGGCCCGGCTGCGGGCGGCGGACCGGCCCGCGGTGCTGAGCGGCGACTGGTTCGGCGGCGGCGTGCTCGTGCTGCGGCGCCCGCTGCTCGTCCGGGAGCCGGCGGACGCCGCCGACGGGTTCGACGACCTGGTGCGGCTGCCCGCGGTCACCGCGCCACCGCTTGGCGGGCCCGACGTCCTGGGCGGCGGCTGGGTGACGACGCTCGGCTTCAGCCCGGGCACCACCGTGCTCGCGTTCCACGGGTCGCTGCTGCGCTGGCGGGTGAAGGCCGGCTGGACCTTCGAGACCCTGGGCCTGCCCGGGCACGAGGAGGCGGACGCCGCCGAGCTGGAGGCCTGGCGGGCGGACTTGGCTGCGGCCGAGGACGACGGGGACGACGGCGGGCGCGGGGCCGCCGCGCCGGACCTGGGTGTCGTCGGGACCCGGGAGCCGCCGGAGGTCGCCCGGGACCGTCACCTCGCCGCGGTCGAGGACGCCGTCGGCCGGATCCGGCGCGGGGACTTCTACCAGGTGAACCTGGGCACCCGGGGGCACGGCCGGTACGCCGGCGAGCCGGCGCGGCTCTTCGCCCGGGTCGTCGAGCGCCTCCAGCCGGACCGGGCGGCCCTGGTCACCGGGCCCGGCGGGCGGGCGCTGGCCTGCTTCAGCCCGGAGGTGTTCTGGACGCTGCACGACGGGCGGGTGACCAGCTCCCCCATCAAGGGGACGGCCCCCCGCCGGGCGGGCGAGACGGACTCCCCCGCACTGCGCGGCTCGGCCAAGGACGCCGCCGAGAACGTCATGATCGTCGACCTCGTCCGGCACGACCTCGCCCAGGTCAGCGAGCCCGGCAGCGTGGCGGTCCCCGAGCTGCTCGCCCTGCGCCCGCACCCCGGCGTCTGGCACCTCGTCTCCACCGTCACGTCCCGGCTGGCGCCCGGCGTCGACGTCGCCGACCTGCTGCGGGCGACCTTCCCGCCTGGCTCGGTGACCGGTGCCCCCAAGACGGCCGCCCTCGCCGCCCTGCCCGCCCTGGAGCCGGTGCCCCGCGGCGCCCACACCGGGGCCGTCGGCCTGGTCACCCCGGCCCGAGGCACCGAGCTGGCGGTCACCATCCGCTCCTTCGAGCTGGCCGACGGAGGGCTGGAGCTGGGGGTGGGTGGCGGCATCACCACCGACTCGGTGCCGGTCCTCGAGTGGTACGAGTGCTGGCACAAGGCGGCTCCGCTGGTCGAGGCGGCCGGTGGGCGGCTGGACCCGGCCCTGCCGCGGTCCCCGGTGCCGCCGACCCCCGGGCAGCGGGCGTCCGGGGTGTTCGAGTCGGTCCTGGCGGTGCGCGGGCGGCCACTCCGGCTGGCCGCGCACCTGGCCCGGCTCGACCTCTCCACCCGGGAGCTCTACGGCCAGGGGCTGCCGGCCGACCTGCCCGACCGGGTGCAGCTGGCTCTGGCTGAGGTCGAGGTCGAGGCGCGAGCCGCCGTGCGGGTGGCGGTGCGGCCCGCCGTCGACGGATCCTCTGACCGTCGACCGGAGGTCGAGATCACCGTGCGGCCGTTGGGCGCCCGGCTGGAGCGGTGCACCTTGCGCCGGGCGGAGCGGCCCGCGGTGTCCTGGCGGCACAAGTGGGTCGACCGGGCCGCCCTGTCCGCCGCGGAGGTGGCGGTCGCCCCGGCCCTGCCCTACTTCGTCGGTGAGCCGGCCACCGGGGTGACCGAGTCCTCGCGCGGCAACCTGTTCGCCCGCGGGCCGGACGGGGTCTGGCGGACGCCGCCGCTGGACGAGCACCTGCTCCCCGGGGTGACCCGCCGGGAGGTGCTCGACCTGCTGGCCGACCTCGGCGAGCAGGTCCGGGTCGCGCGCCTCGTCCCGGCCGACCTGCAGGCGGCCGACGCCGTGGTCTGGACCAGCAGCCTGAGCGGGGTGGTCGCCGTCACCGCCGTCGACGGCCGGCCGTTGCCCGCGCCGCCGGCCCTGGTCGCGACGCTCAACCGGCGGCTCGGGGTGTGACGCCGGGCCGACCCGCGCCGACGTGGCACGATGCGGGCATGACAGCGGCGGGCATCAGAGCGGCGCTGGTCCTCAACGGGCCGAACCTCAACCTGCTGGGCACGCGCGAACCCGGCGTCTACGGCCACGCGACGCTCGCCGACGTCGAGGCGGACTGCCAGGCCGCCGGCCTCGAGCTGGGCCTGGCGGTCGAGTGCCGGCAGACGAACCTCGAGGGCGAGCTGGTGGAGTGGGTGCAGGAGGTCGGCCGCCGCCAGGCCGAGGGCGAGCTGCTCGGCGCGGTGCTCAACGCCGGCGCGTACACCCACACCAGCATCGCCCTGCGGGACGCCGTCGCCGGCTCCGGCGCGCGGGTGGTCGAGCTGCACATCTCCAACGTGCACCGCCGGGAGGAGTTCCGGCAGCACTCCTACCTCTCCCCCGTCGCCGCCGGCGTGATCGTCGGTCTCGGCGTCGCCGGCTACCCGCTCGCGCTGCGGGCGCTCACCCTGCTCGCGGCGCAGGACCTGCGCTGAGAGCGCGGCCTGAGCCGACCACCGCCGCCTGAGCCGCCCACCGCCGCCTGAGCCCGTCGAAGGCTCGTCGACGAGCTCAGGGCGCGGAGGGACGGCGTCGCAGGACGCAGGAGGGACGGCGTCTCAGGAGGTGGTGAGCCGGTGCGCCGCGGCCTCGGCGCTCGCGTAGCGGCCGTCGACGACATCCCGTGCCGCGGTCAGGAACCCCTCGGCGTCCTGACCGGGCGCGAACTCGCCCAGGTAGTAGACCCGGGTCTCACGACGGACCGCGGCCTTCGGGTCGCTGACCAGGAGCTCGTCCAGGACCGTCTCGAGGTTGGACAGGTCCTCGCGCAGCACGTAGGCGGCCCGCGCCGCGGGCGCCTCGACCAGCAGCTGCTCGGGCGTCCGGCCCACGGACACCATGGCGAACGGCTTCTCCGAGCGCAGGTAGTCCGAGACGACGGCGGACACGTCCGCGACCATCGCGTCGGAGAGGTTGAAGCAGTCCTCGACGCTCAGCCCGGACTCCGCCGCCGGCCCCCACAGGTGCTGGCGCCCCGTCCGCTCCCGGTCGGCGTCCAGCAGGGCGCCGATGGAGGCGATCACCGCCCGGCACTCCGGGTAGCGGTAGTTGAAGGGGTGCGCGCGGAAGACCACCCGGCAGCCCCGGGCCAGCAGCGCGGCGACGACCTGCTCGCCCACCGGCAGCGAGAACACCCGGCTGTCGGCGTACGGGCCCTGCCAGGTCGGCGCGTACAGCACGGTCGGCGGCTGCTGCTCCGCCACCGGTCCGCGGGCCGCCTCGATCTGCTCGACCTGCGGACGCCCCACCACCAGGAACTTCTCCTCCGGGATGTGCACCCCGTGCCGCGCGTAGCGGTCGATGCCCGCCTGGCCGGCGGCGAAGATCAGGTCGTAGATGGCGTGCACCGGGTTGTAGCAGGCCGGCTTCTCGGAGTCGCCGTGGTTGAGCCAGACGTGGGTCAGCTCGCGCCGCTCGATGAAGTGGGTGTTCCGGACCGCGTTGTTGACGTAGAACGCCGACGTCATCGACGGCACGATGACGTCCTCCAGGCTCCGCAGCGTGGGCCGGTGGACCACCGGGACCACCACGCCCTGCTCCTCGCAGAGCTGGGCGACCTGGCGGAGCATCGGCAGCGTGCGGGTGATGACGACGAAGCGCCGGCCGGTCCGCACGAAGTACGGCAGCCACATCCCCAGCTGGTAGGCGGCGCCGACCGTCGAGGCGAAGTAGACGGCGAACTCCGGCGCCCAGGCCTCCAGGGCCCCGCGCAGCCGCTCCTCGCCGCGGCTGACCTCCACCGCGCGACGGAGCGCCTGCACCAGCACGAGGGCGACGGCCCCCAGCAGCACGGCCGTGACCACCAGCAGGACCACCTCGAGCGACGGGCGCGCACCCGGCCACGCCCGCGCCACCGGTCCGAGCAGCACCAGGGCCACCAGCACGGTGCCGACCCAGGCCCGCGCCGGCCACTCCCGGGGCAGCAGCTCGCGGACCGGTCGGACCGCCGCGGGCAGGTGCACCGCCTGGAGCCCGAAGCCGCCCCAGCACGCCTCGACGGTCCGCTCGGCCACCAGCCCGACAGCCAGCACGAGCAGCGCCGCGACCACCGGCCAGCCGACGCCGTCCGCGCCCGCCACGACGACCAGCGTCGCCAGCAGCAGGGCGCGGACCACGGGAGCACGGTCGGAGAGGCGGAGCCGGGCGTCCGTCCGGCCGCGTCGGGCGGACACCACCTGCAGCACGACGGCCAGCAGGGCCAGCCCCGCCGGCAGCCACGCCGGGCCGTCCAGCACCGCGGTCAGCAGCGCGACGAGCGCCACGCCGACGGCCACCAGGCCCAGCCCGACGCCGAGCAGCAGCCCGCTGTAGCGGCGCAGGCCGGCCGCCGCCCGGGACTGCTCGACCTCGTCCTCGGCTCCGGGGCGGGCGTCCTCGGCGCCCGGCGCCTCCTCGGCCTCGACGTCGCCGCGGTCCTCGGTCTCCTGGTCCGCACGGGACTGCCGCGCGACGTGGCGGACGGCGTCGACGAAGGCGTCGGCGTAGTGCTCGGCCGGGAAGTCGCCCAGGTAGTCCGCGCGGAGCGCCAGCCGCTGCTCGCGGAGCGGGTCGGGGCCCAGCATCGCGGTGAGCTGGCCGTCGAGGTCGGCGAGGTCGCCCCGCACCACGTAGGAGGCGGCGGCGACCGGGAACTCGGCCAGGAACTCCGGCGGCTCGGCGGGCACGGCCACCATGGCGAAGGGCTTGCCCGAGAAGAGGTAGTCCACGACCACGCTGGACACGTCCGACACCATCGCGTCGGAGACGTTGATGCAGTCGAGGATGCCCCGCTCGGACTCCGCCGCCGCCCCCCACAG
The window above is part of the Friedmanniella luteola genome. Proteins encoded here:
- a CDS encoding amidohydrolase, whose translation is MLQGGRVVHVGGDDAARAAGSGALEVDLGGRLVTPAFVDAHVHCVQVGQVADGLDLHDAVSRTDVLERVAAHVRARPGIRVVVGQGWDERAWPEPVPPTRAELDRAAPGVAVYLARVDVHSALVSSGLLERLPVLDGLPGATPEGWLTQDAHHACRGAMDRLFTDAERRAAVRTALTGAAAQGVASVHELGGPHLGPLADLVRVAEEAAAVGVRAVTYWGALADAESLAAARAVGAVGLAGDLCVDGAIGSHTAALHAPYADADTQGVRYLDDDQITAHLVACTRAGLQAGFHCIGDQAVASAVAGLRRAADLLGADAVRAARHRLEHLEMVAAEDLATLAELGVVASVQPAFDAAWGGPGELYEQRLGRRAATMNPFGDLHRAGVALALGTDAPVTPLAGWATVRAAVQHVRPDQRLPLAVAFDAATRGAHRAARDDAAGVLALGRPADVAVWDVPAELLDPASGLPRLHAGDPLPRCVATLGAGRVIHSDPAALGKLPPCRRP
- a CDS encoding Lrp/AsnC family transcriptional regulator yields the protein MEKLDRRILALLAREGRMSYTDIGKETGLSTSAAQQRVRRLEQRGVIKSYRAVLDAAELGLMVTAFVAIKPFDPSQPDDAPERLQHIEEILSCYSVAGEPSYLLKVQVPTMSHLESLLARIRADGKVSTHTTTVLSVPYEDRPQI
- a CDS encoding 5'-3' exonuclease, encoding MTAQRLLLLDTASLYFRAFYGVPDSLRTPDGRPVNAVRGLLDFIAHLVTTYQPTHLACCWDNDWRPEWRVELIPSYKAHRVAGGGDTVVAEMATTIPGEAAPDALAAQVPMILDVLAALGLAVVGQDHYEADDVIGTLASTAPMATDVVTGDRDLFQLVDDAKPVRILYIARGVGKHEVVDEAWIRAKYGIAASAYVDYATLRGDASDGLPGVSGIGEKTAASLLTSYGDLHGILEASSRKDSPVSGGVRSKLGAAIDYLAVAPTVVSVARDLDLGVGWDDLALPAAPAHPRTFARLTEDLGLSGSAARVLAALFREA
- a CDS encoding chorismate-binding protein, translated to MRPEPLDPGTWTARPAAVALAGGCPPSRLVARLRAADRPAVLSGDWFGGGVLVLRRPLLVREPADAADGFDDLVRLPAVTAPPLGGPDVLGGGWVTTLGFSPGTTVLAFHGSLLRWRVKAGWTFETLGLPGHEEADAAELEAWRADLAAAEDDGDDGGRGAAAPDLGVVGTREPPEVARDRHLAAVEDAVGRIRRGDFYQVNLGTRGHGRYAGEPARLFARVVERLQPDRAALVTGPGGRALACFSPEVFWTLHDGRVTSSPIKGTAPRRAGETDSPALRGSAKDAAENVMIVDLVRHDLAQVSEPGSVAVPELLALRPHPGVWHLVSTVTSRLAPGVDVADLLRATFPPGSVTGAPKTAALAALPALEPVPRGAHTGAVGLVTPARGTELAVTIRSFELADGGLELGVGGGITTDSVPVLEWYECWHKAAPLVEAAGGRLDPALPRSPVPPTPGQRASGVFESVLAVRGRPLRLAAHLARLDLSTRELYGQGLPADLPDRVQLALAEVEVEARAAVRVAVRPAVDGSSDRRPEVEITVRPLGARLERCTLRRAERPAVSWRHKWVDRAALSAAEVAVAPALPYFVGEPATGVTESSRGNLFARGPDGVWRTPPLDEHLLPGVTRREVLDLLADLGEQVRVARLVPADLQAADAVVWTSSLSGVVAVTAVDGRPLPAPPALVATLNRRLGV
- the aroQ gene encoding type II 3-dehydroquinate dehydratase; this translates as MTAAGIRAALVLNGPNLNLLGTREPGVYGHATLADVEADCQAAGLELGLAVECRQTNLEGELVEWVQEVGRRQAEGELLGAVLNAGAYTHTSIALRDAVAGSGARVVELHISNVHRREEFRQHSYLSPVAAGVIVGLGVAGYPLALRALTLLAAQDLR
- a CDS encoding CDP-glycerol glycerophosphotransferase family protein; protein product: MDPDEISPGRRRARELLLDVLAAVSGVGGLLLDRAGEAAGALAVLGAVLAVTLRIALLARGRAAGWSPLGQLMAVRAVPPAVLGALLALRADGPAEVVAAVAGAGVLLGCLTVEPVLARAARFTVPLAVRLPGLPAAPTSPPVGPLAVVTASVAVAAGVVVALLGLSPWWWLGCTVAAAVPFVVLAVTGRAKVLAARQRRTLVPQAVADYAPEFVVYTSRPDDASYQVLMWLPYLQRAGLRFLVVTRNAVPAAALAEQTDVPVVEARSTADLEALVGPSLKAAFYVNASSGNGAMVRFQHLTHIYLGHGDSDKPPSYNPTHAMYDAVFAAGPAAARRYAAHGVRIPAEKFRVVGRPQVEDVHQVDRPISAVTEPVVLYAPTWRGHVEETMLYSLPGGERIVQALLDRGATVVFRPHPFSYDFADDAAVIGRIHDLLAADARRTGRAHLWGAAAESERGILDCINVSDAMVSDVSSVVVDYLFSGKPFAMVAVPAEPPEFLAEFPVAAASYVVRGDLADLDGQLTAMLGPDPLREQRLALRADYLGDFPAEHYADAFVDAVRHVARQSRADQETEDRGDVEAEEAPGAEDARPGAEDEVEQSRAAAGLRRYSGLLLGVGLGLVAVGVALVALLTAVLDGPAWLPAGLALLAVVLQVVSARRGRTDARLRLSDRAPVVRALLLATLVVVAGADGVGWPVVAALLVLAVGLVAERTVEACWGGFGLQAVHLPAAVRPVRELLPREWPARAWVGTVLVALVLLGPVARAWPGARPSLEVVLLVVTAVLLGAVALVLVQALRRAVEVSRGEERLRGALEAWAPEFAVYFASTVGAAYQLGMWLPYFVRTGRRFVVITRTLPMLRQVAQLCEEQGVVVPVVHRPTLRSLEDVIVPSMTSAFYVNNAVRNTHFIERRELTHVWLNHGDSEKPACYNPVHAIYDLIFAAGQAGIDRYARHGVHIPEEKFLVVGRPQVEQIEAARGPVAEQQPPTVLYAPTWQGPYADSRVFSLPVGEQVVAALLARGCRVVFRAHPFNYRYPECRAVIASIGALLDADRERTGRQHLWGPAAESGLSVEDCFNLSDAMVADVSAVVSDYLRSEKPFAMVSVGRTPEQLLVEAPAARAAYVLREDLSNLETVLDELLVSDPKAAVRRETRVYYLGEFAPGQDAEGFLTAARDVVDGRYASAEAAAHRLTTS